A section of the Roseivirga sp. BDSF3-8 genome encodes:
- a CDS encoding acyloxyacyl hydrolase, which translates to MAEAKPRVTYHQKAVFRIATGTILLFLFVFSKVEGRQHQESKPKDTIRHTHSLDIQPFYGFIMQHAPSVAHLVDSHPRGLQLDFRQHTYGYNDWEAIYNYPDAGLSLTYFDYQNEELGKSVGLLGFYDVYFLRKSDHTLRWRVGFGAGYHTTPYDREENNKNNLLGSTLTFALQSRLSYAFRFHPQWESSLSVSLTHFSNGAISKPNKGINIPGINTGIAYRLEAKEPEYKDRPAWIIPDRRWHINILLSGGVKEIEPLGLPRYPFMVATTYADYRASQRSALQIGIEGFFSRASREEIRWDRELQQGNKPDYRRIGIIAGHELLINRLSIVTQAGFYIYAPYNRDKPVYQRYGLKYYWGKGGFASLMLKTHLANADAVECGVGWRI; encoded by the coding sequence ATGGCGGAGGCAAAACCCCGGGTCACCTATCACCAAAAAGCCGTTTTTCGGATAGCAACCGGTACAATATTGCTTTTTTTATTTGTGTTTAGCAAGGTGGAGGGCCGCCAGCATCAGGAGAGTAAGCCCAAGGACACCATCAGGCATACACACAGCCTTGACATTCAGCCTTTTTACGGTTTCATCATGCAGCACGCCCCCAGCGTGGCCCACCTCGTCGATAGTCACCCCCGTGGACTGCAATTGGATTTTCGCCAGCATACTTATGGTTATAATGACTGGGAGGCAATCTATAATTATCCGGATGCGGGACTCTCTCTGACCTATTTCGACTATCAAAACGAAGAGCTGGGCAAGTCTGTTGGCCTGCTGGGTTTTTATGACGTCTATTTCTTACGTAAAAGCGATCATACCCTGCGCTGGCGCGTTGGCTTTGGTGCAGGCTACCATACCACGCCCTATGACCGGGAAGAAAATAATAAGAATAACCTCCTGGGCAGTACCCTCACATTTGCTTTACAAAGCCGCCTTAGCTATGCCTTTCGTTTCCACCCACAGTGGGAGTCCAGCCTTTCGGTCTCTCTCACTCATTTTTCTAACGGGGCCATTTCCAAACCTAACAAGGGAATTAACATACCGGGAATAAATACGGGTATAGCTTACCGGCTTGAGGCTAAGGAACCGGAATATAAAGACCGGCCGGCCTGGATCATTCCGGATCGGCGCTGGCACATCAATATACTTTTAAGTGGAGGTGTGAAGGAAATAGAACCTCTGGGTCTGCCCCGCTACCCTTTTATGGTGGCCACAACGTATGCAGATTATCGCGCCAGTCAGCGTAGTGCCTTGCAGATAGGTATTGAAGGATTCTTCAGCCGTGCTAGCCGCGAGGAGATCAGATGGGACCGCGAGCTACAGCAGGGGAATAAGCCCGATTACCGCCGGATAGGAATCATAGCGGGCCATGAACTGCTGATCAACCGCCTATCTATTGTCACCCAGGCGGGGTTTTACATTTATGCACCGTACAATCGTGATAAACCGGTATACCAGCGGTACGGGCTCAAATATTATTGGGGAAAGGGGGGCTTTGCATCCCTCATGTTAAAAACGCACCTGGCAAATGCCGATGCGGTAGAATGCGGCGTCGGATGGAGGATATAA
- a CDS encoding ATP-binding cassette domain-containing protein, producing the protein MSEEILKALTQLFAIITKQDGGVTETERNFVIGFFQQELDQDSVKEYLELYDKYVGYNEEEKDASVKKERKLTSVRDSVRTLGICKKINKTLTQKQKVVVLVKLLELVGSDGNYTSQRMEIIDTVSNVFKVGKEEYKLIEGFVLKENSEELPFADILTVSNSSQATGEAKHMEAEVEGEIIFMNVRSVDMYFVKYIGPQEVMLNGFIMKSRQVYLFSHGSTIKTPLGSALYYSDLISQFISGFTAHNISFNANDLEFRFPNGAIGLRDINISEGPGRLIGIMGASGAGKTTLLNVLAGIEKPSKGEVLINGFNVHSEKDKIEGVVGYVAQDDLLIEELTVYQNLYYNAKLCFADMSEEELDKRVMDVLTSLGLEQRKDLKVGSVLDKTISGGQRKRLNIALELIREPAVLFVDEPTSGLSSRDSENVIDLLKELSLKGKLIYVVIHQPSSDIYKMFDKMYLLDTGGYPVFYGNPVEAVTYFKSITNQVDRERGQCHTCGNVNPEQIFNIIEAKVVDEYGQLTNKRKVNPTKWHEFYNQNFNIKRVPEVKEVPPKALNIPNKLKQTLIFTTRDMLSKLSNRQYLLINLLEAPVLAIILAFIIRYKSAPGEGGYLFRFNENIPAFMLMSIVVALFMGLSVSAEEIIRDRKILRRESFLNLSWNSYLSSKIVILFLMSAIQTFTFVVIGHLILEIQGMTFAFWAVLFTVSCFANVLGLNISSAFNSAVTVYILIPMLLIPQMILSGLLFSFDKLNDTISTRGKVPIVADLMASRWAYEAMTVYQYKNNPYESPIFTLEQRERQADFKAAFFAGKLREKVQSIMNNLEAEDDSTRRVLSYDLYMLRSELQKESYTEGLEDLDLEKDLTPETMNAETESKLRQYIDGLEEHYKTLFNDAVSKKEKMVYLLEKDYDYNINEFKNRYFNESLSDLVRNVSVKERILEYDGRLIQQVDPIFLTPEAPDHALDYRAHFFAPSKHLFGRYFDTFGFNLTVIWCMTLLLYAMLYFEILDKALGAFGKIRFKK; encoded by the coding sequence ATGAGCGAAGAAATACTTAAAGCACTCACTCAGCTATTCGCCATTATTACCAAGCAGGACGGTGGGGTTACCGAGACAGAGCGTAACTTCGTGATCGGCTTTTTCCAGCAGGAGCTGGACCAGGATTCTGTTAAGGAATACCTGGAACTGTACGATAAATACGTAGGATATAACGAGGAAGAAAAAGATGCTTCCGTAAAGAAGGAGCGTAAGCTTACTTCCGTACGTGACTCCGTAAGAACGCTGGGAATCTGTAAAAAGATTAACAAGACCCTCACCCAAAAGCAGAAGGTCGTTGTATTGGTGAAGCTACTGGAGCTGGTGGGCTCCGATGGCAACTACACCTCCCAGCGTATGGAGATCATAGATACCGTCTCCAACGTATTTAAGGTTGGTAAGGAAGAATATAAGCTCATCGAAGGTTTTGTACTTAAAGAAAACAGCGAAGAGCTTCCTTTTGCAGATATTCTCACTGTTTCTAACAGTAGCCAGGCTACCGGAGAGGCCAAACATATGGAGGCTGAGGTAGAAGGCGAGATTATCTTTATGAACGTGCGGAGTGTGGATATGTATTTCGTAAAATACATAGGTCCCCAGGAAGTAATGCTCAACGGCTTTATTATGAAGAGCCGTCAGGTTTACCTCTTCAGCCACGGTAGCACGATCAAAACCCCTCTTGGTTCTGCCCTGTACTACAGCGATCTTATTTCGCAGTTTATCAGTGGCTTTACTGCTCACAATATTTCCTTTAATGCAAATGATCTCGAATTCCGGTTCCCTAACGGGGCCATTGGCCTTCGGGATATCAATATCAGTGAAGGCCCCGGCAGGCTCATTGGTATCATGGGAGCCAGTGGAGCAGGTAAGACCACCCTGCTCAATGTGTTGGCGGGTATTGAAAAGCCGAGTAAAGGTGAGGTACTCATCAATGGCTTCAATGTCCACTCAGAGAAGGATAAAATAGAGGGAGTAGTAGGGTATGTGGCGCAGGATGACCTCCTGATTGAAGAGCTTACCGTGTACCAAAACCTCTACTATAATGCCAAGCTCTGCTTCGCGGACATGAGTGAGGAGGAGCTGGATAAGCGCGTAATGGACGTGCTTACCAGCCTCGGACTTGAGCAGCGCAAAGACCTTAAGGTAGGTAGCGTGCTGGACAAGACTATTTCAGGTGGGCAGCGTAAGCGACTTAATATAGCCCTGGAGCTTATTCGTGAGCCTGCAGTCCTTTTTGTGGATGAGCCAACCTCGGGACTCTCCTCACGTGACTCTGAAAATGTGATTGACCTCCTGAAAGAACTTTCTCTTAAAGGAAAGCTCATTTATGTGGTTATTCACCAGCCCAGCTCAGACATCTATAAGATGTTTGACAAAATGTACCTGCTGGATACCGGCGGCTATCCTGTTTTCTATGGTAATCCTGTGGAAGCGGTTACCTATTTTAAATCCATCACCAACCAGGTAGACCGCGAGCGGGGTCAGTGTCACACCTGTGGTAATGTAAACCCTGAGCAGATATTTAATATCATCGAAGCCAAGGTGGTGGATGAGTACGGGCAGTTGACCAATAAGCGTAAGGTGAACCCCACAAAGTGGCACGAGTTTTATAACCAAAACTTTAATATAAAGCGCGTACCGGAAGTAAAAGAGGTTCCCCCTAAAGCACTTAATATCCCTAACAAGCTGAAGCAAACCCTGATCTTCACTACCAGGGATATGCTCAGTAAGCTCAGTAACCGACAGTACCTGCTTATCAATTTGCTGGAAGCACCTGTCCTGGCTATCATCCTGGCATTCATCATCAGGTACAAGAGTGCACCCGGAGAGGGTGGTTACCTCTTCCGGTTTAATGAAAACATTCCGGCTTTCATGCTCATGTCGATCGTGGTGGCCCTCTTCATGGGGCTGTCAGTCTCTGCTGAAGAGATCATTCGCGACAGGAAAATACTCAGACGTGAAAGCTTCCTCAATCTGAGCTGGAACAGTTATCTGTCTTCCAAGATTGTGATCCTGTTCCTGATGTCCGCCATTCAGACCTTTACCTTTGTGGTGATAGGTCACCTCATACTTGAGATACAGGGCATGACATTTGCCTTCTGGGCTGTTCTCTTTACCGTAAGCTGTTTTGCCAATGTGCTGGGGCTCAATATTTCCAGTGCATTCAATAGCGCCGTTACCGTGTATATTCTCATACCCATGCTGCTCATCCCTCAGATGATACTCAGTGGCTTGCTCTTTAGCTTTGATAAGCTGAATGACACCATCAGTACCCGCGGTAAGGTGCCTATTGTGGCCGACCTTATGGCCAGCCGCTGGGCCTATGAGGCTATGACTGTGTATCAGTATAAGAATAACCCCTATGAATCACCCATATTCACGCTGGAGCAGCGTGAGCGCCAGGCTGATTTCAAGGCTGCTTTCTTTGCCGGCAAGCTTCGCGAAAAGGTGCAGAGTATCATGAATAACCTTGAGGCTGAGGACGACAGCACCCGCAGAGTACTATCTTATGACCTGTACATGCTTCGCAGCGAGTTGCAAAAGGAAAGTTATACCGAAGGCCTGGAAGATCTGGATCTGGAAAAGGACCTGACTCCGGAAACGATGAATGCTGAGACCGAATCAAAATTAAGGCAGTATATAGACGGGCTGGAAGAGCACTACAAAACGCTATTTAACGATGCGGTCTCCAAGAAAGAAAAAATGGTCTACCTGCTAGAGAAGGATTATGATTACAATATCAATGAATTCAAGAACAGGTACTTTAATGAAAGCCTGTCAGATCTGGTGCGTAATGTGAGTGTAAAAGAGCGAATACTGGAATATGACGGCCGGCTGATTCAACAGGTAGATCCGATATTCCTGACGCCTGAAGCCCCGGATCATGCGTTGGATTACCGTGCCCACTTCTTTGCACCTTCCAAGCATCTGTTCGGCAGGTACTTTGATACCTTCGGATTCAATCTGACAGTAATATGGTGCATGACCCTGCTGCTATACGCAATGCTCTATTTCGAAATACTGGATAAGGCACTGGGAGCATTCGGTAAGATCAGATTTAAAAAATAA
- a CDS encoding head GIN domain-containing protein, whose protein sequence is MEDIRRHILSCIIVLAGLVTACNDPDAPDCFKQRGEIVDREVSLPSFSAIEVRGMVEVVLTSGTEQKVSLRAGEKLIEEITLEVEQGVLRIDDRTSCNWVREYADITVHISRPSLRELTQRGSGSIRSEGVFLTDSLDIRVLAGTGDIDLNITGKDIFYLNNSLANVMLSGSVHTFTAHHYFNDAILHSENLRSSLTEIQHRGSNDMFLRADKRIRGTIESTGSVYCLGQPGTVEVTESGYGELVLK, encoded by the coding sequence ATGGAGGATATAAGAAGACACATTTTATCCTGCATAATTGTACTTGCAGGACTGGTAACGGCATGCAACGACCCCGACGCGCCTGATTGTTTTAAACAACGAGGAGAGATAGTGGACAGAGAGGTATCACTCCCCTCCTTTTCTGCTATCGAGGTAAGGGGAATGGTGGAAGTAGTCCTAACCAGCGGTACTGAACAAAAGGTTAGTCTGCGGGCTGGCGAGAAACTAATAGAGGAAATTACACTGGAAGTAGAACAAGGTGTGCTAAGGATAGACGACCGTACCTCCTGCAATTGGGTAAGAGAGTATGCTGACATTACTGTACATATAAGCCGCCCCTCACTAAGAGAGCTAACGCAAAGAGGCTCGGGTTCTATCCGGTCGGAAGGGGTGTTTCTGACTGACAGCCTGGACATCAGGGTGCTGGCTGGCACGGGCGATATAGACCTGAATATCACTGGAAAAGATATTTTCTATCTTAATAATTCGCTAGCCAATGTTATGCTCTCAGGCAGTGTACATACGTTTACGGCTCATCATTATTTCAATGATGCTATCCTTCACTCGGAAAATCTGCGCTCAAGCCTGACGGAAATTCAGCACCGGGGAAGCAACGACATGTTTCTGCGAGCTGATAAGCGGATCAGGGGCACGATAGAGTCGACTGGAAGTGTCTATTGCCTTGGCCAGCCAGGTACGGTCGAAGTAACAGAAAGTGGGTACGGGGAGCTCGTGCTCAAATAA